In Aequorivita sp. H23M31, a single window of DNA contains:
- a CDS encoding metal-dependent hydrolase, with translation MKITFYGQNCLGIEIKGKHILVDPFISGNDLAKDKIDINAIKADYIFLTHAHSDHTLDAETIAKRTGAIIVSNFEIANHYEAKGLEVHSMNIGGSWKFDFGLVKYVVALHTSSFADGSYGGNPGGFVIQGEHKNIYIAGDTALTMDMKLIPLYTKLDLAILPIGDNYTMGIKDAIKASDFVECDKVLGVHYDTFGFIEIDHEEAKRKFYAAGKDLMLLEIGESIEL, from the coding sequence ATGAAAATCACATTTTACGGACAAAATTGTCTCGGTATTGAAATAAAGGGAAAGCACATTTTGGTTGATCCCTTTATTAGTGGAAATGATCTAGCGAAAGATAAAATTGACATTAATGCAATAAAAGCGGACTATATATTTCTTACACACGCACATAGCGATCATACCCTGGATGCAGAAACTATTGCCAAAAGAACCGGTGCCATAATTGTCAGTAATTTTGAGATAGCCAACCATTATGAAGCCAAGGGGCTCGAGGTGCATTCTATGAATATTGGCGGTAGTTGGAAGTTTGATTTTGGATTGGTTAAATATGTTGTAGCTCTACATACCAGCAGTTTTGCCGATGGAAGCTATGGAGGTAATCCCGGGGGATTTGTAATTCAAGGAGAGCACAAGAATATTTATATTGCTGGGGACACGGCCTTGACAATGGATATGAAATTGATTCCACTTTATACCAAATTGGACTTGGCCATCCTTCCCATAGGAGATAATTATACAATGGGAATAAAGGACGCCATAAAAGCCAGTGATTTTGTGGAGTGTGATAAGGTGCTTGGAGTCCATTATGATACCTTCGGTTTTATTGAAATAGACCATGAAGAAGCTAAGCGAAAGTTTTATGCCGCAGGAAAGGATCTGATGCTTTTGGAAATAGGAGAATCAATTGAACTTTAG
- a CDS encoding type I restriction enzyme HsdR N-terminal domain-containing protein, with product MQKLNFPQYSFRFKNSENRTMAFDEIRKKFIVLTPEEWVRLHVVQFLIKEHNYPRNLMNVEKQIKLNNTTKRYDVVVYNNDGTVFMIVECKAPNVAITQMTFDQIARYNLSLNAQYLMVTNGLEHYFCQMDFENKCYIFLEGVPSR from the coding sequence ATGCAAAAACTCAACTTTCCCCAATATTCCTTTCGGTTCAAAAATAGCGAAAATAGGACGATGGCTTTTGATGAAATTCGAAAAAAGTTTATTGTCCTTACTCCTGAAGAATGGGTGAGGTTGCATGTGGTCCAGTTTCTTATAAAGGAACATAACTATCCCAGAAATCTTATGAATGTTGAGAAACAGATTAAATTAAACAATACCACAAAACGGTATGATGTGGTGGTGTATAACAATGATGGTACGGTTTTTATGATTGTTGAATGTAAGGCCCCAAACGTGGCTATAACACAAATGACCTTTGATCAAATTGCCAGATACAATCTTTCCCTCAATGCACAATATTTGATGGTTACAAATGGACTTGAGCATTATTTCTGCCAAATGGACTTTGAAAATAAATGCTATATATTTCTAGAGGGAGTTCCTTCCCGTTAA
- the holA gene encoding DNA polymerase III subunit delta translates to MPLDKVKSIIGDIKNGNLKPIYFLMGEEPYYIDGISKYIEENILTEDERGFNQMVLYGRDVSIEDVVSNAKRYPMMAEKQVVIVKEAQDLSRNIENLVDYAKNPQPSTVLVMCYKYKTLDKRKSLAKQIAKTGVLFESKKLYDNQVPDWIKRVLAGKGYTITPKAAQMLVEFLGNDLSKVSNELEKLQLILKPGGQITPQLIEENIGISKDFNNFELQNAIGERDIKKAFAIIQYFAQNPKNNPLVVTVGMLYNFFAKLLKYHALENKKDATKALGVHPFFIKDYQTAARNYSMKNVSAAIAAIREIDMKSKGVGAANLSQGDLLKELLIKILN, encoded by the coding sequence ATGCCCCTCGATAAAGTAAAATCCATCATCGGTGATATTAAAAATGGAAATTTAAAGCCTATTTATTTTTTGATGGGGGAAGAGCCATATTATATTGACGGTATCTCCAAGTACATTGAGGAAAATATTCTTACGGAAGATGAAAGAGGTTTTAACCAAATGGTCCTTTATGGAAGGGATGTTTCTATAGAAGATGTGGTAAGCAATGCCAAGCGCTACCCTATGATGGCTGAAAAGCAGGTTGTTATTGTAAAAGAAGCCCAAGATCTTTCCAGAAATATTGAAAATTTAGTGGATTACGCAAAAAATCCACAACCTTCCACGGTCTTAGTAATGTGTTACAAATACAAGACTTTGGACAAACGGAAATCTTTGGCAAAGCAAATTGCCAAGACAGGCGTTTTATTTGAAAGCAAAAAGCTTTACGACAACCAAGTACCGGACTGGATCAAGAGGGTATTGGCAGGAAAAGGATATACAATTACTCCAAAAGCGGCTCAAATGCTCGTCGAATTTTTGGGTAACGATTTGAGCAAGGTGAGCAATGAACTTGAAAAACTGCAACTTATTCTTAAACCTGGAGGCCAGATTACTCCGCAGTTAATCGAGGAGAACATAGGTATTAGCAAGGATTTTAATAATTTTGAACTTCAGAATGCCATTGGGGAGCGGGATATTAAAAAGGCATTTGCTATCATTCAATATTTTGCGCAAAATCCCAAAAATAATCCCTTAGTGGTAACCGTGGGGATGTTGTATAATTTCTTTGCGAAACTTTTAAAATATCATGCTCTAGAAAATAAAAAGGATGCTACCAAGGCTCTTGGTGTGCATCCATTTTTTATCAAAGATTATCAAACCGCTGCCAGGAACTATTCCATGAAAAATGTTAGTGCTGCGATTGCTGCCATTCGAGAGATTGATATGAAAAGCAAAGGAGTGGGGGCGGCCAATCTTTCCCAGGGAGATTTACTGAAGGAATTACTTATAAAAATTCTCAATTGA
- a CDS encoding DoxX family protein: MQKSTIHNFGLLFLRVAFSGMLLTHGIPKLLKLLEGDFGFADPIGMGEPISLVLAILGEVVFSLLMIIGYKTRLATIPVIFLMCVAAFVIHGNDPFGTKELSLLYLIAFVSIAILGPGKFSMDRK; this comes from the coding sequence ATGCAAAAATCCACCATCCATAATTTTGGTCTGCTTTTTCTCCGAGTAGCTTTTAGCGGAATGTTACTTACTCACGGAATCCCCAAACTTCTTAAGTTGTTGGAAGGAGATTTTGGTTTTGCAGATCCTATAGGAATGGGAGAACCTATTTCACTGGTTTTGGCCATTTTGGGAGAGGTAGTTTTTTCTCTTCTCATGATTATTGGATATAAAACTCGTCTTGCCACTATTCCCGTAATATTTTTAATGTGCGTAGCGGCATTTGTAATTCATGGAAACGATCCTTTTGGAACCAAGGAACTGTCTCTGCTCTATTTGATTGCCTTTGTATCAATAGCAATATTAGGTCCTGGTAAATTCTCTATGGATAGAAAATAA
- the menA gene encoding 1,4-dihydroxy-2-naphthoate octaprenyltransferase encodes MTKFKAWISAARLRTLPLSISGIVTAGAAAKEAGIFSTPIFSLALATTLGLQILSNFANDYGDGVKGTDNHERVGPMRAMQSGVLSAIDLKRGIIITSIVTLAIACLLIYIAFENQNIFHSTIFFILGIAAIVAAITYTVGKSAYGYRALGDVFVFLFFGLLGVLGGYFLFAKDLNGYILLPAIVIGLLSTAVLNLNNMRDRLADAKANKITIAVLLGGSKVKIYHFTLIILAFIFSISYFSLKGTTWAEFLPILAFIPLFVHLGKMNNNTSPPLLDPELKKVALSTFLFSILFFVSAWF; translated from the coding sequence ATGACAAAATTTAAAGCGTGGATTTCGGCAGCTCGTTTGCGCACATTACCGCTCTCTATATCAGGGATTGTTACTGCCGGAGCAGCCGCAAAAGAGGCCGGAATTTTTTCGACTCCCATTTTCAGTCTTGCTTTAGCGACCACACTCGGACTCCAAATTCTTTCAAATTTTGCCAATGACTATGGCGATGGCGTTAAAGGAACAGATAATCACGAACGGGTTGGTCCTATGCGTGCGATGCAAAGTGGCGTACTTTCGGCAATAGACCTTAAAAGAGGAATTATTATAACTTCCATAGTTACCCTGGCCATTGCATGTTTACTCATCTATATTGCCTTTGAGAACCAGAACATTTTTCATTCAACAATATTTTTTATCCTGGGAATTGCCGCCATTGTTGCTGCCATAACCTACACAGTGGGAAAAAGTGCATACGGCTACCGAGCTTTGGGAGATGTTTTTGTTTTTTTGTTCTTCGGTCTTCTGGGTGTTTTGGGGGGTTATTTTTTGTTTGCAAAAGATCTAAACGGATATATTCTACTTCCTGCCATAGTAATTGGACTTTTAAGCACAGCTGTTCTTAACTTAAATAACATGCGCGATCGATTGGCCGATGCAAAAGCCAACAAGATTACTATTGCGGTTCTATTGGGCGGATCGAAAGTTAAAATTTATCATTTTACCTTAATAATTCTTGCCTTTATCTTTTCGATAAGTTACTTTTCCTTGAAGGGAACAACGTGGGCAGAGTTTCTTCCTATTCTTGCATTCATTCCATTATTTGTTCATTTAGGGAAGATGAACAATAATACATCTCCACCACTTTTAGACCCAGAGCTGAAAAAGGTCGCCTTAAGCACCTTTTTGTTTTCGATATTGTTTTTTGTTTCCGCTTGGTTTTAA
- a CDS encoding o-succinylbenzoate synthase: MRACFKKYILNFKRPSGTSRGILKTKETYFLILKEGDNLGIGECGLLRGLSIDDRPDYEKKLQWVCDNISLGEEKLYENLMEFPSIQFGVETAFRSFYSTDLFSLFPSEFTQGEASIRINGLVWMGDERFMREQISAKLKEGFSCIKMKIGAIDFKTELELLKSIRKKFSASEVELRVDANGAFSPKDALEKLKVLSDLNLHSIEQPIKQGQWQEMARLCEETPLAIALDEELIGIFEKKEKVELLDTIKPQYIILKPSLIGGYNGSDSWIDLSEKEEAGWWITSALESNVGLNAIAQYTFTKNNKLPQGLGTGSLYTNNIESPLEVSHGALSYQRNNSWNVELFNSQ, encoded by the coding sequence ATGAGAGCCTGTTTTAAAAAATACATACTTAACTTTAAACGCCCAAGTGGTACTTCTAGGGGCATTCTTAAAACAAAGGAGACTTATTTCTTAATTCTTAAAGAAGGTGATAACCTCGGAATCGGTGAGTGTGGTCTATTGCGTGGTTTAAGTATTGATGATAGACCGGATTACGAAAAAAAACTCCAATGGGTTTGTGATAACATTAGTTTAGGTGAAGAAAAACTTTATGAGAACTTAATGGAATTTCCTTCCATACAATTTGGGGTTGAAACCGCTTTTAGGTCATTTTATTCCACTGATCTCTTCAGTCTGTTTCCGTCAGAATTCACTCAAGGAGAGGCGTCAATTCGTATAAATGGTCTAGTTTGGATGGGGGACGAACGGTTTATGAGGGAGCAGATTTCTGCAAAATTAAAAGAAGGATTCAGCTGTATAAAAATGAAGATCGGGGCCATAGACTTTAAAACAGAGCTGGAACTTTTAAAATCTATTAGAAAAAAATTCTCGGCTTCAGAAGTGGAGCTCCGTGTAGATGCAAACGGTGCATTTTCACCGAAAGATGCATTGGAGAAATTGAAAGTACTTTCCGATTTGAATTTACATTCCATAGAACAACCCATCAAACAAGGTCAATGGCAAGAAATGGCACGTCTTTGCGAAGAAACTCCACTAGCTATTGCCTTAGATGAGGAATTGATTGGAATTTTTGAGAAAAAAGAAAAAGTGGAATTGCTGGATACAATCAAACCACAATATATAATTTTGAAGCCTTCGCTTATCGGTGGTTATAATGGAAGTGATAGCTGGATAGACCTTTCAGAAAAGGAGGAAGCTGGCTGGTGGATTACTTCAGCTCTTGAGAGCAATGTAGGATTAAATGCCATAGCACAATATACCTTTACAAAAAACAATAAATTGCCCCAAGGTTTAGGAACCGGCAGTCTTTATACCAATAATATTGAAAGTCCTTTGGAGGTGAGTCACGGCGCGTTGAGCTACCAAAGAAATAATAGTTGGAACGTGGAGTTATTCAATAGTCAATAA